Proteins from a single region of Triticum aestivum cultivar Chinese Spring unplaced genomic scaffold, IWGSC CS RefSeq v2.1 scaffold33037, whole genome shotgun sequence:
- the LOC123176856 gene encoding zinc finger BED domain-containing protein RICESLEEPER 3-like, protein MAEEANGVVDGRGEEARNHKSWSDVWAHFERFLGADGRQRARCKKCGIELLAETKNGTSRLGRHARDTCPGNGGAPEQQQGRHRKRARSLPILRESPGTSKLAMEEANADLARMLAFHGYHPSFVQDRYFRSFVRRLNPDFQIPSWDAIQEMSNGILEKARRDFSSEIDRTSSNLSWAIDTVETVDGIALYVACHFIDDEWNLRKMIMDQYGVATRHYFPELGSNTYEYCLKDGDDCSTVAECIGYLDELANCFSMIVGKTGNLMDYLALEKDSGVVHKSTFVNVVLHSIAQCLFDNLKLEFYLDVCFDMSIAETSQEVYSQLGMDELRPYQNQWYLCYCCVQFLHHNRDDEVSEFEKLLSKLWGEIYRAIKTVSDPSFPTSHLGLVELFKIRDLLQSELTRASGDTTPTYEYSCFDKDVKHVLELAKGEVDRSIEDSYRVWSLPLVLDPRYKLGYIEFKFPKVFGTAAVAENNISKVKEFLRKTFDDYDEDDETTDGDPSHITTLDQAWYEQYCLEDGVAGPQVAGTELDRYLQDPLVPPTDIFNILNWWKVNSSNYPKVARMARDALAIPTSNSLSSEQISVLNLLIYKKASV, encoded by the coding sequence ATGGCAGAGGAGGCCAATGGAGTGGTAGATGGACGAGGCGAGGAAGCCCGCAACCACAAGTCATGGTCTGATGTGTGGGCGCATTTCGAGCGTTTCTTAGGCGCCGATGGGAGGCAGAGAGCAAGGTGCAAAAAGTGCGGCATAGAACTATTGGCTGAAACCAAAAATGGCACCAGTCGCCTTGGACGGCATGCCCGAGACACTTGTCCAGGGAATGGTGGTGCTCCAGAGCAGCAGCAAGGACGCCACAGGAAACGTGCAAGATCACTACCAATTCTTCGTGAATCACCAGGTACCAGTAAGCTTGCCATGGAGGAAGCTAATGCAGACCTGGCTAGAATGCTCGCCTTTCATGGATACCATCCATCTTTTGTTCAAGACAGATACTTCCGGAGCTTCGTGCGACGGCTTAACCCTGATTTTCAGATACCCTCATGGGATGCCATTCAAGAGATGTCCAATGGTATCCTGGAAAAAGCACGGAGGGATTTCAGCTCTGAAATAGATCGCACTTCTTCAAACCTCAGTTGGGCAATAGACACAGTTGAAACTGTCGACGGGATAGCCTTATATGTTGCGTGCCACTTTATAGATGATGAATGGAATCTTCGTAAGATGATCATGGATCAGTACGGAGTTGCAACTCGCCACTATTTCCCCGAATTAGGTAGCAATACGTATGAGTACTGTCTCAAAGATGGAGATGACTGCTCGACGGTTGCTGAGTGCATAGGTTACCTTGATGAGTTAGCTAATTGTTTCAGCATGATAGTCGGAAAAACCGGTAATCTGATGGATTACTTGGCCTTGGAGAAAGATTCAGGTGTTGTTCATAAGTCCACCTTTGTGAACGTAGTGCTTCACTCAATCGCCCAATGTCTTTTTGACAATCTAAAACTAGAATTCTATTTGGATGTATGCTTCGACATGTCGATTGCGGAAACTAGTCAAGAGGTTTATTCACAGCTTGGCATGGATGAGCTTCGACCATACCAAAACCAGTGGTATTTATGCTATTGTTGTGTGCAATTTCTTCATCACAATAGAGATGATGAAGTTTCAGAATTCGAGAAATTATTGAGCAAGCTTTGGGGAGAAATATACCGTGCCATTAAAACTGTCTCTGATCCCAGTTTTCCAACTTCACATCTTGGCCTTGTGGAATTGTTTAAGATCAGAGACCTTTTGCAGTCTGAACTGACAAGAGCCAGTGGAGATACAACACCAACTTACGAGTACAGTTGTTTTGACAAGGATGTTAAGCATGTTCTTGAACTTGCAAAAGGCGAAGTAGACAGGAGCATAGAAGATTCATACCGTGTATGGTCCTTACCACTTGTGCTAGACCCCAGATACAAACTCGGATACATAGAATTCAAGTTCCCTAAGGTGTTTGGCACTGCCGCAGTGGCAGAAAACAATATCTCCAAGGTAAAAGAATTCCTCAGGAAGACATTTGATGATTACGATGAAGATGATGAAACCACTGATGGAGATCCAAGTCATATCACTACATTAGATCAAGCATGGTATGAGCAGTACTGTTTAGAGGATGGCGTGGCAGGGCCACAGGTAGCTGGCACAGAACTTGATCGTTACCTCCAAGATCCTCTCGTCCCTCCAACAGACATTTTTAACATTCTGAACTGGTGGAAGGTTAACAGCTCAAACTACCCGAAGGTGGCTAGGATGGCAAGGGATGCTCTGGCCATTCCCACAAGCAACAGCCTTTCCTCTGAACAAATCTCCGTGCTCAATCTGTTGATATATAAAAAAGCGTCAGTATGA